The Acidicapsa ligni DNA window CCCAGGCTCACCTCCATAAGAACCCATCGTTGATGTTAGGTGGACTCAAAGAAGTGAACGGCGACGATCACGGGATCAACGCTACGGGTTCGCTTCCCTTGGAACTCTACGGACGCCGCGCTCGACGTACTGAGGTAGCGGAGAGCAAGGAAGATGTTTCGAAGCAGAGCGTCGCAGATCAGGAGCGCCTGCTGACAGGAGAGGTGCGCTCGCGTTTTGGAGAAGCGCTCGCGTCAGTTCGCAATCTGATGTTTGTGGAACAACTGCTAAAGGTGAACGAGGACTTCCTGAAACTCATGGAAGATCGGGTCCACCAGGGAGCAACGCCGCCGCTCGATGCCGACGAGACTCGCGTTGAGGTCAACCGCATTGAGACAATGCGTATCGACTATCAAGCCAAGGCCGAGATTGCGCTGCTTGGCCTCAAGGAAGCGGTCGGGATCGACCCAGAGGAACCTATCCGGTTAAAAGGCGAGCTTGCACTCGGCTCGCTTACCTATGACCAGAAACAGCTTCTTCAACTGGCGATGGAACATCGGCCTGATTTGGCCATGCAACACGCGAGCGAAGCGCTGGCTAACGCAGAACTCCGTTCAGATAAGGCGATAGGAAAACCCGATGCCAGTGTCTTCGGCGGTTATGAGCGTCCGAATAGTGGCTTCTCGCAAGAGGCATTTGATACAGCGGGGAACCTCAGTCCAATCCGTCAGAGCTTCAATCATGTCGTCTTCGGTCTCAACATCAACCTGCCGGTCTTTGATCGCAACCAAGGGACGGCAGTTGCCGATACCGCGGCGATCCGGGCCGCGCAGAGCCAGATTGCGGCGGTCAATTTGACCCTGCGACATGAGGTTATACAGAACCTGATTCGATTCAACGGAGCCCAGGCGCGAGTCGCTGTCTACCGGAGCGGTGTCCGTGATCAAGCTTCACACAATCTGGATGTAGTTCGGCAGACCTATGCCTATGGTCGCAGCACTCTGTTGGATGTCATAGCGGAGCAGCGCCGTTACATCGATATTGAAACCGGATATACAGACATCCTGCTCAACGCTTATACAGCACGCGTATCTCTCGAACAAGCAGTCGGAACCGACCTGCAATGAAAGGTGAAGCTATGCAGAATGCAGAGAAGAAAGAAGTCCCCACAAACCCGCGTCGCCGGATCATTTGGATCGGTCTCGGTACAGTCACGGTTCTCGCAATTGTGGCAGGAATCTGGTTCGGAACGCAGAGCATTGCCAAGCCCAAGACGAAGCAGCACGGCCCCATGCCGAGTATGGCTGATATGCCTGCCCCCATGAACGATGATTCAGCGGACTCAACAGTGAATGGCACAACTCTACAGGTCGACCTCGGTCCGGATGATCTCAAGAAAGCGCAGTTGACAACCGTTCATGTTGACATGGGGAAGACTACCAGCACGCTTCGAGTTCCCGGAATCGTCAATCCGGATGAGTACCACGAGGTCCATGTCACACCGCTTGTTGGCGGCATCATCAAACAAGTTCCCGTCGTGCTCGGCGATCATGTGCGACGCGGCCAGACCCTGGCAGTGATCTTCAGCAGTGAGCTCGCGACGGCCGAATCCGAATATCTTGCGATGCTGGCTGAATTTGAAGCCGATCACAAAAAGCTTGAACGCACGCAGAACCTCGTCAAATTAGGGGCAGCCAGCCGGCAGGAAGAGGAAGAGGTGACGGCGGACCACGCTGCACATGACGCACATGTGCGGGCAGCTTTGGAGAAACTAAGGCTACTGGGAGCGAGCGACCACCAGATCGCCGCACTGAAACAAGCCGAACAGATCGATGCCAACCTCTCTGTGCCAGCGCCAATCAACGGCATCGTGTTGACGCGTACAGCGAACCTCGGCCTGGTTACGAATATGTCGCAGGAGTTATTTACCGTAGCAGACCTATCAACAGTGTGGGTGATGGCAAGCATCAATGAGAAAGACTTCTCGAAGGTGCATGTTGGTACAACCGCCACGGTAACAACCCAGGCTTACCCAAGGCGTGTCTGGAATGGCCCCGTTGTCTATATCCAACCCCAGATCGATCCCAGTTCACGGACAGCACAAGCTCGTATCGAAGTGGCGAATCCAGGTGAAAGTCTGCGGCTCGATATGTATTTGGATGTTGCCTTCACCGCCGAGAGTGGCAAAGGCTTAACCGTTCCCGAGGCGGCGGTACAAGCAATCGGAGAAAAGCAATATGTCTTTCTCCCGGTCAAGGATAGCGATGGGAGCTTCGCGGTACGTCAGGTGCGGCTCGGCCCTGCGTCCAATGGCTACTACCCCATTCTCGATGGGTTGAAGCTCAACGACGAGGTTGTCAAGGAAGGCAGCTTCATCCTTAAGGCCGAGGCTATACGCCAACATCCCGAGTTGTAGAGGCAATGGAGCCATGAACGAAAACAGCGAGACACCACAAAATGGCACATCAGGTCCATTGGTGCCTGAGAGCAAATCTCGAATGGAAACGCACCAAGAAACGACGGTTGCAGTGGAGTACAAGCACTCGCTTGCGACTCGCTGGATGCACTGGCTCAATTTTCCGCTGCTGTTCCTGATGATCTATTCAGGAATGCTCATCTATTGGGCCGATTCGCAGCACGAAGGACTCCACTCCCATCAGGTCTACCGCATCGGGATTGGGAATTGGACGCTGTTTCGGCCCTTCCCTCGATGGTTCTACAGCTCTCTGCATCTCAAATTCCAGCTTGCACAAGGGCTGGCATACCACTTCTTCTTCATGTGGTTTTTCGCCTTGAATGGCGTGGCTTACGTCCTCTATACCTTCCTGTCAGGAGAGTGGCGCAACTTAGTGCCGACCCGTCATTCATTCGCAGGGGCATTACACGTCGTGTTGCACGATCTGGGCCTGAGCAAACGCCCGTTACCACGACAAAAATTCAACGACGCTCAACGGATAGCCTACACAGGCGTCGTACTGATGGGCATGGGTTCCTTGCTTACCGGACTCGCCATCTATAAACCGACCCAACTCCATATCATCACAACCCTGCTCGGCGGCTATGAGATGGCGCGATGGTTCCACTTCTGGCTGACGCTCTCTTATGTCGGCTTCTTCCTGGTGCACGTTGCACAGGTTATTCGCGCCGGTTGGAATAACTTTCGCGCCATGATCATTGGCTATCAAGTCGTGTCTACAGGGTCCGACCGTAAGGAGGCTTCAGATGGATAATGCCCCTCTGGAAGTTAAACCCGAAGATATCCGTCGACGAACCCGGCGTAGCCTGTTGATCGGCGGCGCCACAGCGGCCGTAGGCGGAGGTTTATGGAAATGGCTCAATAGCTGGACGAGGATCGAGAGTCTTAGCGCACCTTTTCGCAGAGTTCTGGATTTTAACGCGGCAATTGCGCGCGGGTTGTTTCGAGAAAAGGCGCGCGCCCCGGAATATGCTCGATCGAAAGCTGTGCCATTCTTCCGCCGTAATGGAGATATTGGACTCGCCGACCTGAAGATCCAGGACTGGAGGCTTCAACTCATCGGTGTTGGCGATCCTGCTTCTTACATGCAATTCAGCAAGGACGTCACCACCTGGATGTACGGGGTGAACCCTTCAGTTGAGGAACAAGCGGAAGCTGGCTCTGGCCCGCTTCCCGATACGCCGATTGCCCATGAAGCTGACGCAAAGGGCGAGGCTGTGAGCATGAAACCGATGAAGATGCCGGGGGACGCACATATGGGAGTCTCAGGATTGCTCCTCACGATGGCCGACATCAAGAGACTTCCGCATGCCGAAATGGTGACTGAGTTCAAGTGCATCGAAGGGTGGAGCGAGATTGTGTATTGGGGTGGAGTGCGACTGCGGGACTTCCTCGCTGCCTTCCCCCCGCAAAAAGCTAATTACGAAGATCTGCGCCCCGCCGAATTTCTGATGAACTTTCCCGAGTACATTGCTTTCCAAACACCCGACGGTCAATATTATGTTGGAATCGAACGTGAAGTGGCTTTGCACCCCCAAACATTCCTCGCCTACGAGATGAATGGCCAGCCGCTAAGTTTGGAACACGGAGCACCTCTGCGTTTAGTGACGCCACTGAAGTATGGTGTGAAGCAGATCAAACAGATTGGCCGAATCACATATACGCACAGCAGGCCGCGAGACTATTGGTATGAGCAAGGATACGATTACTATGCTGGCTTATAGTGACTTTAGCTGCGAAAAGAGCATTTATCGCCCGCAACATTATCAGGGCGCAACTATGCCTCAGCTGGTGTGGCGATACAGAGCCCCCTAAGTTCGGGGAGTTTCAATGCTGCAGCCCGAACGTGTTTTTCCAAAACATATTCGAAGCCAGCTCGTCTCATGGGATTTCCCGCAGCGTTGACGAACAATTCAGGAGTACGAGGGGAACCACGAACAGATAACCACGCACGGAGGTCAGCGGCAGTTTCCTTCCACAGTGGAAGGCATCTCTCCCGTCTTCCTTTTCCGCAAACGCGAATACGCGGAGGATGGCGTAAGGACACACTTTCAATCGACAAATCAACCAGCTCAGACACCCGAAGACCGGCAGCGAAACAAAGATGCAACATTGCTCTGTCTCGAATACCCAAGCGCGTTGACAGATTTGGAGCGCCCAAAATCGCTCTGATCTGTTTCATCGTGAGGTGTTGAACCAGGGCCTGATCATGACGTTTCGTTGGGATAGCACAAATCTGGTGTACTTGTTCGAGTGAAGAAGGCAGGCGCAGTTCGACGTATCGCATGAAGGCCTTTACCGCGGCCAGTCGCGAATTCCTCGTGACGTCGGAGTTCGATCGAGTCTTCTCAATATGTTTCAAGAAGTATCCTTGTGTTCGTCCAGTCCACATCGATCAGCCGTAGCCCGACGATATCGCCTGCGCGCAGTCCCAAACGAGCCAAGAATAAAAGAACAGCCTTGTCGCGTAGCCCCGCGTTATCTGTTGGGCACGCAGCGATGACCTGATTCACAACTTCTGGCGCGAGAAACTTGGGCAACGATGAAGACTGCCTCGAAGCGTAAGCGGGCAGAGCAAACTCCAATCAGGGTTTCGGTTAGCCAGTCGGTCCAGGCAGCGAAAGATTGAAGCATTCGGAACAGCGACCGTTTTTTTATAGCCTCGACGGTGAAGCCAGTCCGAAAAATCATCGACATGGTTAACAGCGGGACCCGAATAGAGTCTTCGCCGCGTAATTGCTGCGCCTACGTGTTGTTCGAGCATGTTGCCTCCTTTAAGACGAGGAGACAACGTTCTACCCATCGATGCTAGCGAAACTTTTCTAGCATCGATGGAAGTTCATGAGACAGATAAACGCGAAGGGCGGTCTAGGACCAGTCTCACTGTCCAACTCTCCACGGAGAGGCTGTCGTCCAACCCATCATCTCTTTCGTTGCCCAGTCAGTCGTCTTGTCTGTATGGCAGGTCGTGCATGGATTCGGCATCTTGTATTTATCTGTCATCGCCGGCGTGATGAATTTGAAGGTATGGGAGCTGACGAAGGAACCGGGAACGCCCTCGGTCTCGATCTTCGGCATGTGGCAGGCAACGCACTGGCTCCCTGGGCTACCGTCCTTGTGGTGGGTGTGCTCTTCGAGGGATGTCGTGTGCGGTCCGTTGGGAGATGTGGGACCGTGGCAGTCGAGGCAGAGCTTGTCCGCAGGCTTGCGGAGCTGCGCGTAGTTCTCCGTGCCATGTACGTCATGACAGGTGGCGCACATCACGCCATGCTGGTACATCACGCTCTGCACGAAATCGTTCCCCTGCATCCGGTTCTTGTGAGCAGTCCCGTCCGCGAAGTGGGTAAAAGTCGTCTGGCCGAGTGTGTGATCTTCCAGCTTTCAATAGTCCGCCAGGTGGAGACCGATTCGATAGCCTACCGGCCAGTCATATGCCTTGCCTTCGATCTGCTTACTGAGAGGTTGTCCTTGAGAGTGGCAGGCGATGCAGGTGTCGTTCGCATCCACGTTATCCATCTCAGACGGATTGAGGATGTTGGTGCGTCTGGGATGGGCTACGTGTTCGCTGCCAGGGCCGTGGCAGCGTTCGCAGCCGACGTTCCATTCGGCGACCTGCTTGGTGTGGATGTCATAACTGACGGAATGGCAGCCATCGCAGGTCGGCCCGGTCGGACGCTGCATGTTGTCCGATGGATAAAACGCCGTCCACCAATCTGCGCCGGTATCAGGGACGTGATAGTTCAGCCATTTCTTGTTTTTGATGTCCCATTGGACCGGCAGAGGGTAGTAGTCCTCTCCCACTTTGGTGAAGTAGCGCTGCTTCCACTTGCTTCCGTAGATGAAGGCGACTTGATCCAACGTGAACTTGGCAACGTCGTTGGTATTAAGATCGGGAATGATGGCGTCTGGATGCGTCTTCGGATCACGCACCACGTTGGCCATAGGCGTCTTCTTCCAGCGCTCGTAGATGTCTGCGTGGCACTTCTGACAGGACTTCGAACCTACATAATGGGCCGAGTTCGCCACTCTCTCTTGAGTTGCCACCTCTTGCGGCGTTGCCGAACGAAAACTCCGAATGTACGAGACGAGTTTCCAGCTATCCGACGAAGACGCCGAGT harbors:
- a CDS encoding TolC family protein, with product MLSHRSWLFLIVVVLGGISLPAQEVPSRPASDFLDAQQGITETELVTRALASNPTLLAQRQQIEMAKGDVTQAHLHKNPSLMLGGLKEVNGDDHGINATGSLPLELYGRRARRTEVAESKEDVSKQSVADQERLLTGEVRSRFGEALASVRNLMFVEQLLKVNEDFLKLMEDRVHQGATPPLDADETRVEVNRIETMRIDYQAKAEIALLGLKEAVGIDPEEPIRLKGELALGSLTYDQKQLLQLAMEHRPDLAMQHASEALANAELRSDKAIGKPDASVFGGYERPNSGFSQEAFDTAGNLSPIRQSFNHVVFGLNINLPVFDRNQGTAVADTAAIRAAQSQIAAVNLTLRHEVIQNLIRFNGAQARVAVYRSGVRDQASHNLDVVRQTYAYGRSTLLDVIAEQRRYIDIETGYTDILLNAYTARVSLEQAVGTDLQ
- a CDS encoding cytochrome c3 family protein; amino-acid sequence: MQGNDFVQSVMYQHGVMCATCHDVHGTENYAQLRKPADKLCLDCHGPTSPNGPHTTSLEEHTHHKDGSPGSQCVACHMPKIETEGVPGSFVSSHTFKFITPAMTDKYKMPNPCTTCHTDKTTDWATKEMMGWTTASPWRVGQ
- a CDS encoding tyrosine-type recombinase/integrase gives rise to the protein MEFALPAYASRQSSSLPKFLAPEVVNQVIAACPTDNAGLRDKAVLLFLARLGLRAGDIVGLRLIDVDWTNTRILLETY
- a CDS encoding efflux RND transporter periplasmic adaptor subunit — its product is MQNAEKKEVPTNPRRRIIWIGLGTVTVLAIVAGIWFGTQSIAKPKTKQHGPMPSMADMPAPMNDDSADSTVNGTTLQVDLGPDDLKKAQLTTVHVDMGKTTSTLRVPGIVNPDEYHEVHVTPLVGGIIKQVPVVLGDHVRRGQTLAVIFSSELATAESEYLAMLAEFEADHKKLERTQNLVKLGAASRQEEEEVTADHAAHDAHVRAALEKLRLLGASDHQIAALKQAEQIDANLSVPAPINGIVLTRTANLGLVTNMSQELFTVADLSTVWVMASINEKDFSKVHVGTTATVTTQAYPRRVWNGPVVYIQPQIDPSSRTAQARIEVANPGESLRLDMYLDVAFTAESGKGLTVPEAAVQAIGEKQYVFLPVKDSDGSFAVRQVRLGPASNGYYPILDGLKLNDEVVKEGSFILKAEAIRQHPEL
- a CDS encoding cytochrome b/b6 domain-containing protein, translated to METHQETTVAVEYKHSLATRWMHWLNFPLLFLMIYSGMLIYWADSQHEGLHSHQVYRIGIGNWTLFRPFPRWFYSSLHLKFQLAQGLAYHFFFMWFFALNGVAYVLYTFLSGEWRNLVPTRHSFAGALHVVLHDLGLSKRPLPRQKFNDAQRIAYTGVVLMGMGSLLTGLAIYKPTQLHIITTLLGGYEMARWFHFWLTLSYVGFFLVHVAQVIRAGWNNFRAMIIGYQVVSTGSDRKEASDG
- a CDS encoding tyrosine-type recombinase/integrase; the encoded protein is MWTGRTQGYFLKHIEKTRSNSDVTRNSRLAAVKAFMRYVELRLPSSLEQVHQICAIPTKRHDQALVQHLTMKQIRAILGAPNLSTRLGIRDRAMLHLCFAAGLRVSELVDLSIESVSLRHPPRIRVCGKGRRERCLPLWKETAADLRAWLSVRGSPRTPELFVNAAGNPMRRAGFEYVLEKHVRAAALKLPELRGLCIATPAEA
- a CDS encoding molybdopterin-dependent oxidoreductase, coding for MDNAPLEVKPEDIRRRTRRSLLIGGATAAVGGGLWKWLNSWTRIESLSAPFRRVLDFNAAIARGLFREKARAPEYARSKAVPFFRRNGDIGLADLKIQDWRLQLIGVGDPASYMQFSKDVTTWMYGVNPSVEEQAEAGSGPLPDTPIAHEADAKGEAVSMKPMKMPGDAHMGVSGLLLTMADIKRLPHAEMVTEFKCIEGWSEIVYWGGVRLRDFLAAFPPQKANYEDLRPAEFLMNFPEYIAFQTPDGQYYVGIEREVALHPQTFLAYEMNGQPLSLEHGAPLRLVTPLKYGVKQIKQIGRITYTHSRPRDYWYEQGYDYYAGL
- a CDS encoding c-type cytochrome yields the protein MNAPKIDLRKIVVIAFLVLLLVLGAGVGLLKWRGFRASSKPSAFETVVARSVRDFAIPGSERSKVNPVAGDPVALQQGREDYLARCASCHGADAHGLTPIGANVYPRVPDLRLDATQKLSDGEIHYIIENGVELTGMPAMHSASSSDSWKLVSYIRSFRSATPQEVATQERVANSAHYVGSKSCQKCHADIYERWKKTPMANVVRDPKTHPDAIIPDLNTNDVAKFTLDQVAFIYGSKWKQRYFTKVGEDYYPLPVQWDIKNKKWLNYHVPDTGADWWTAFYPSDNMQRPTGPTCDGCHSVSYDIHTKQVAEWNVGCERCHGPGSEHVAHPRRTNILNPSEMDNVDANDTCIACHSQGQPLSKQIEGKAYDWPVGYRIGLHLADY